A genomic segment from Spinacia oleracea cultivar Varoflay chromosome 3, BTI_SOV_V1, whole genome shotgun sequence encodes:
- the LOC110796339 gene encoding uncharacterized protein, whose translation MASLSFFPPNFPISPFPLSSKHSIHPQSPHSPIHTNGDSQFKSITAPLSTVRAFREWKEYEEAVKDKDLARALKFLKSVDGGIQIQHVESSGYGSSIRTRSELGFPVVDRDWEVLDTCLNASDMRLVSSAYAFLQDRGLLLNFGKCRNLVLDGPRDVTPTIMKSSTGLEVSKLSPKKWGLTGASGAALFSFLGGVSFLLSRGIDLRPNLAAILGLAAVDSIFLGGSCLAQISSYWPPFKRRILVHEAGHLLTAYLMGCPIRGVILDPIVAMQMGIQGQAGTQFWDEKLENELAGGRLSSTAFDRYCMVLFAGIAAEALVYGEAEGGENDENLFRSICILLQPPLSVPQMSNQARWAVLQSYNLLKWHKEAHKEAVKALESGGSLSSVIRSIEDALSSEG comes from the exons ATGGCTTCTTTATCCTTCTTTCCTCCAAACTTTCCAATCTCCCCTTTCCCTCTCTCCTCAAAGCACTCCATTCATCCGCAATCACCCCATTCTCCAATTCACACAAATGGGGATTCTCAATTCAAGAGTATAACCGCACCATTATCCACGGTTCGAGCTTTTCGAGAGTGGAAAGAGTACGAGGAAGCAGTGAAAGATAAGGACCTTGCTAGAGCACTCAAGTTTTTGAAGTCCGTTGATGGTGGCATCCAAATTCAACACGTTGAGTCAAGTGGGTATGGGTCTTCTATTCGGACTCGTTCCGAGTTGGGTTTTCCTGTTGTGGACAGAGATTGGGAGGTTCTGGATACTTGCTTGAATGCGAGTGATATGAGGCTTGTGAGTAGTGCTTATGCCTTTCTCCAAGACAGAGGTCTGCTACTCAATTTTGGGAAATGTAGAAATCTTG TATTGGACGGACCACGAGACGTAACACCAACAATTATGAAGTCTTCAACTGGCTTAGAAG TGTCCAAACTCTCTCCAAAAAAGTGGGGTCTCACTGGAGCTTCCGGTGCTGCTCTGTTTTCCTTTCTTGGTGGCGTGTCTTTTCTGCTCTCCCGCGGAATAGACTTGAGGCCCAATTTAGCAGCTATTTTGGGATTAGCTGCAGTAGACTCTATTTTTCTTGGTGGTTCATGTCTTGctcaaatttcaagttattgGCCTCCGTTTAAGCGTCGCATCCTTGTTCATGAAGCAGGGCATTTGTTGACTG CGTATCTTATGGGCTGCCCCATACGTGGAGTCATTTTAGACCCAATTGTGGCAATGCAGATGGGCATTCAAGGGCAG GCAGGGACCCAATTTTGGGATGAGAAATTGGAGAATGAGCTTGCTGGAGGACGACTTAGCAGTACAGCTTTTGACAG GTACTGCATGGTGCTTTTTGCTGGTATTGCAGCAGAAGCTCTAGTCTATGGTGAAGCTGAGGGTGGAGAAAATGATGAGAATCTGTTCAGGAGTATATGTATACTTCTGCAGCCTCCTTTAAGTGTTCCACAG ATGTCAAATCAAGCTAGATGGGCAGTTTTGCAGTCTTATAATTTGCTGAAATGGCATAAAGAGGCTCACAAGGAAGCTGTTAAAGCTCTTGAGAGTGGTGGCAGCCTTAGCAGTGTAATAAGGAGCATTGAGGATGCATTGTCTTCAGAGGGATGA